A region of the Drosophila subpulchrella strain 33 F10 #4 breed RU33 chromosome 3L, RU_Dsub_v1.1 Primary Assembly, whole genome shotgun sequence genome:
AGTTAGGTTTagataaaaacttttaaactgttAGGCTTAATTATGATTTATTCAACATTTTTGTGCAAGTTTAAAGAACATTTTCATCTTCCATCTTAAAATGGGTTCACAAAAAGCAAACCAAATCTATATAtacaatattaatttaagaataaaaGAATATTTGCATATTAGGATGAATGCAAATAATGGaatattactttaaaaaaagtttttaataaaaataaaggtaCCGAGCATTTAAAAGTGCTATGATATATATAAACATGAATATAAGaaatacttttattattttaatgtttagTACTGTAAAGTTCATAATTTTTGTAagcaaattaataaaactttTCATGATTTCAGCTACACCAAATACACAGTGCAACATGGTGATGAGGATGCCTTCCGGTACATGGTGGATCTGCAGACGAACGACGCGGAGCTGGACTTCTGGCTGCTGACCAGGAACTCATCGGTGCTGACGGTGAGCCCCAAGCGGAAGAACCAGTTCGAGGCCCGGCTCTCTAGTTTGGATGTCAACTACGAGATGCAGCCCCTGATGGAGCTGATGGCTGCCCTTCAGGCCAACAGCTCCTATGCCGAGGATAACTTCGATGGGGAGTACGAGGAGTGCCAGCAGGAGGATTGCGAGGAGGCGGAGCGTCCTCGTCGAAGGACTCGTCGCCAGGCCCGCGGCTTTTTCTCGCACTATCCCCGATACCACGAAGTCCTCAGCTTCATGAGCGGATTGGCCACCAGATATCCACAGTACTGTCGCTACGAATCCCTGGGCCGCTCCAATGAGGGTCGCCACATAGCTGCTCTGTCGATTTCTCTGAACAGCAGGGTTCGATCCCGCCGAGTGGCCTATATTCAGGCAGCCACCCACGGAAGGGAGTGGATCACCACGCAGACGGTACTCTATTTGGCCTACGAGCTGCTTACCAATCTGCGGGCCTTCACAAGGGTTCTGCAGGATGTTGAGATTTTTCTAGTGCCTTTGGTCAATCCCGATGGCTATGAATACACCCACACGACGGTAAGTAATTAATTAATACTTTTGGAACAAATAATCTTTATTTGAATTAATGGTGAttcttatacaaaaatattgtatcAATATtcttttacatattttaaactttacttaacttatatattttttttgcgcaATGCAATACATAATTTACGTATTCACATATTCAAGGGCATTACAAAAATAGTTCCTTGTAAAAAAGTAGAAATTAAATACCACtttttagaaaaaaatgtgtcccaaaaatataccaaagAGTAAAAAACATGTGTTAAAAAAGACTTCCTCATTTATCATTAAGTACCTACATATACGCTTTAATATCCATAAGAAACTGAGGGAAAACACATTAATTATGTTAGAGAAAAGTGGCACTTTAAATGTGTTTAAGTGTCAGGGGActtaaaatgaattttaaatgtttttttaaatgtttgggTATGTAGTACATATATGTACTTATGTACTATGTTctggtaaaattaaattagctAGTTCTATtaacataatatttattttttcaggaTCGTTTCTGGCGCAAGAATCGTCATCGTTATGCGGGTCATTCCTGCTCCGGCGTGGATATCAACCGTAACTTTGGAAACCACTGGAACTACCAGGGAGCCAGTCAAAACGTAAGCCACTTGTTGACCCCGCCTGTGACCTTCGCCATTGACCCTCGAATGTAATCCCCAAATCCTTTCCATGCAAAACTTCAGCTCTGCTCGGAGGTTTACTCGGGTACAGCGCCCAATTCGGAGCCAGAGACCTCGGCCGTGGTGCGATATCTGGAATTCAATCGAAACCGTGTGAAACTCAGCCTGGATGTTCACTCATTTGGCAAATTCATTTTTTATCCCTACGGCTATGCGAAGTGAGTATGGGCGGAAAGTGCAGTCTCCCTGATTTCCATGTTCCATGTCCGAAAATCCTCGGCTGTGGATGAAGGCCCGGCCAGCGGGTGGCCCAGaaagaaattcaatttacttttCAATTATTTGCTAAAAGCAATTAAGCCCGAATATTTCTACCATTGCATCCAtataattcttttttattaGCACTGTTCAAAAAATATCGAGGTTTACAATGCTTCTTAGTTTTCTTTGTCCAACTTGTATGTCCGTTTTTGTGTCCGCATTTTAAAATGAGAGTAGGTTCTAAGCAAATTTGGTATTTAAAACTTACTATAAGTTTAACGTATATTACCTTAGGGTAAcatgagttttttttttaagtttcgGACATTCTTAgcaagtaaaataaatatgctaGATACTACTAGTACTAGATAGTTTTGTTTTTCGAGACTTGGTATAATAATATAGGATGATCTAATAATTAGTTTAAATATAAAGCCCGGttacttttatatatattttaaaatgtccttaattttcttttaaaaaaatttctgaaaactaaaaaattaaagtaaGAATAATCTATTGTTTTCTCTCTGTGCAGAAACACCGTGCCACCCACCGTGGGAACGCTGCGTTCGGTGGCTCTGAGGGCCGCCAACCAGATCGGCAGGTACCGCGGCACCCGCTACACCACCGGCACCTCAGCCTCGATTTTGTACGAGGCCTCCGGCAGCCTGGACGACTTCGCCTATGGCAACCTGGGAATCCCTCTGTCCTACACGCTCGAGCTGCCCGGTGACGAGTTCCACGTGCCCGCCCACGACATCATCCACGTCTGCAAGGAGACCTTCGCCGGCTTCATCGAGTTCATCCGGCACGTCAGCCTCTACTAGATGAGGCTCCTGCATTTCCTAAGCTGTTTAAGCAATTGAATTTATTGTTTGTTTAACTTAAAATAATTAGTGACCTCGTTGTTAAGCATTAAAGAAttgaatattgaaaaaaaacattttaatttgcaATACTTATTTTACTAACTAAGAGAAATAATTTCCTTGAAAATAGCGCTTATGCATTCTTTCATATGTTTTTGTATAGCTCATTGCCTAATGGAAAACAGAACTCCATTTGTTAAAGTCTGTATGCCAAAAAAATCACTGAAACATATTTAagacttaaaaatgttattaagtATTGGCCcactgataaaaaaaagttgtttGAAAAcgctataatatttttttaacttatttccAAACGCTTAATGGAAAACAGAATTCCAAAAATTTAAAGTTGTCACGGCATCACGTTTTTATCTTCATTCTTAAATCTGAATTAGGTTAACAAAAGTTTTTTGCATCAATTGTATTTCACTTTTATAGGTAAAGAGATTTTCTGCAACTCGGTATAAACTGAAGTGGTTTTACGGAAACAAATAAggtaaataaaatgaaaaagtaaaaaaaattataaaaatgaaaatttaaattttaaccaTTGAAAATGGTTTAACTCGAATAgataatttttatttggtaCAATAAGCACAACGATATGTCATCAATTTAGCTACAGTGGCCTAAGCGAAGGAATTCtttaatttacaaatttttatagcTTTCATATGTCTTTTGGTTGCGCAATGGATAATAAAgaatcaataaattaaatattctcCTGTAATTgataaagaaataatttatGGAAACTAACGCTGATAGCTTTATCTGACTAAAAGTAATTCCCAAATTGACGTCACCTTACTACCTgaggaaaaaccaagattttattgttgttatatttctattgttatattgctttttgggaaaaatataattctaataATATTTGGGTTAATTTTAaactaaactttttttaatttcagtgACTTCCCCGATCACTAGCAGGACATGATGTCCGTGGCGGATGCTGGCGCCAAAGCGATTGTGCACTCCACCGATGGGATATATAGCTACGGCAGTACTTACTACGTGCTATATCCGACATCTGGAGATTCGGTGGACTGTGGCCATG
Encoded here:
- the LOC119553586 gene encoding carboxypeptidase B; translation: MAKMWQGIVWSWAFCLVGLAGFGLANNLAGYEGYTKYTVQHGDEDAFRYMVDLQTNDAELDFWLLTRNSSVLTVSPKRKNQFEARLSSLDVNYEMQPLMELMAALQANSSYAEDNFDGEYEECQQEDCEEAERPRRRTRRQARGFFSHYPRYHEVLSFMSGLATRYPQYCRYESLGRSNEGRHIAALSISLNSRVRSRRVAYIQAATHGREWITTQTVLYLAYELLTNLRAFTRVLQDVEIFLVPLVNPDGYEYTHTTDRFWRKNRHRYAGHSCSGVDINRNFGNHWNYQGASQNLCSEVYSGTAPNSEPETSAVVRYLEFNRNRVKLSLDVHSFGKFIFYPYGYAKNTVPPTVGTLRSVALRAANQIGRYRGTRYTTGTSASILYEASGSLDDFAYGNLGIPLSYTLELPGDEFHVPAHDIIHVCKETFAGFIEFIRHVSLY